GGGGGCGCGCGGGGCCTGTCCACCACGCCACCGTGAGGGACAAGCCGCTGTCCACCACGACACCGTGGGGGACACGACGCCCGCAAGCCCCCAACCCGCCCGCCGGTCCTCCCCTGGAACGAAGCCGCCGACATCCCTCGACTCCGCCCCCCGGATCGTATATAATCAATGGGATTCCGCGTCAGGGTCGGCGAGCGATCCAGCCCAGCTGCGCACGCGCCAGACAGCGCAAGGGCGTTCCGCCCTCGTCTGGTGGGAACCTCCGACTGCTCCGCGGCGTCGCCCTACAGGCCGAACCCGTGCATTGCGCTCTGCGCACCGTCACCGTGCGCAGAGCACCTGCTCGACCTCGTCTACAGAACACGGCTGGTCGCCCAGAGGTGTGGCGAACCTGCCGGGATGGCCGGTGAATGGATGCTGGACCGCATGCTCCTGATGGCCGCCGCGGCGGACGCCGCGGGGCTACCGCCCGTGCCCGCGCTCGTGGCGCTGACGCTGGTGGCCTCCGTCGTTCTCATCTATCTGTGGCGCAAGAACATGAGGGGGTCGCGCCACCAGCATCACGACGCCGCCACCAGCACGCGGGAGCACAGCGCCTACTCCAGTGGTGCCCAGGTCGTCGCGCGCCGAAACGATCAGCGACTGGCCGTCTCCCGCGCCACCCACACCGACGCCGAGGCCGCCCCCACCCTCGAGGTCCTGCCTGAAGAGGCCCACAATGCCAGCGCGGGCAGCACGAAGGAGATGCACCTGAGCGCGGGCGCAAGCGGCCACGGGGAATCGCGCGGCAAGACCCGCAAGACGACCCGTCACCACCGTCCGATCGACGAACGCGATCTCGGAGAGATGGTGCTCGTCCCCGCGGGCGAGTTCTGGATGGGCTCAGACGACAAGGACGACAACGAGAAGCCCCTCCACAAAGTCCAGGTCGAGGCGTTCTACATCGACAAGTATCCCGTGACCAATGCGTCATTCGCCCGCTTCGTCGAGGAGACGGGCTACGTGACCGAAGCCGAAGAGGCCAACAAGGGCTGGATCTGGCAGAGCGAGTGGCGAGAGGTCCAGGGCGCATGCTGGCGACGGCCGACCGGGCCTGGCTCAGGCATCGACGACCGCCTCGACCACCCTGTCGTGCTGGTCTCCTGGAACGACGCCCGCGCGTACTGCGAATGGGCCGGAAAGCGCCTGCCCACCGAAGCCGAGTGGGAGAAGGCGGCCCGTGGCTCTGACGCCCGCAAGTGGCCGTGGGGCAGCGAGTGGGATCCCACCCGTCTGAACAGCGGCGAGCGCGGCCACGGAACCACCACGGCGGTCGGCTACTACACGAGCGGCCTCTCGTTCTACGGCATCTCCGACATGGCGGGCAACGTGTGGGAGTGGGTCGACGAGTGGTACAAGCCCTATCCGGGCTCGGCCTGCAAGGACGACGATTTCGGTGAGAAGTACCGCATCCTGCGCGGCGGCTCGTGGGACTCGTTCGGCCACAACGCCCGCTGCGCAAACAGAACGCGCAACCTGCAACGGGCCTGCGTGAACGTGAACGGCTTCCGATGCGCCCTCTCGGTCGGGAAGAGCGAGCCGAGCCGCTCGGAGCGCCAGCACGAGATCTTCGTGCCTCTCCGTCGACTGGTGCTCGAGTCCGACGCGCCGCACATCGAGACGCCCATTGCGCGCCAGTGCAGCAAGGCCGGGGGAGACGCCTACGACCGCAGCGTCGAGACCGAACGCGTGGTCGAGATGGGGCGAACCCAGATCGAGGTGCTGCACAACCGCGAACCGTTCCTGTTCCGCAGCGGTCGCAAAGCCGTCGGCATACAGGAGATCGCGCTCGAGTGCCTGCGTGACCCGGACTTCGGCCGCTACCACCTGCGCGC
This DNA window, taken from Pseudomonadota bacterium, encodes the following:
- a CDS encoding formylglycine-generating enzyme family protein, with the protein product MLDRMLLMAAAADAAGLPPVPALVALTLVASVVLIYLWRKNMRGSRHQHHDAATSTREHSAYSSGAQVVARRNDQRLAVSRATHTDAEAAPTLEVLPEEAHNASAGSTKEMHLSAGASGHGESRGKTRKTTRHHRPIDERDLGEMVLVPAGEFWMGSDDKDDNEKPLHKVQVEAFYIDKYPVTNASFARFVEETGYVTEAEEANKGWIWQSEWREVQGACWRRPTGPGSGIDDRLDHPVVLVSWNDARAYCEWAGKRLPTEAEWEKAARGSDARKWPWGSEWDPTRLNSGERGHGTTTAVGYYTSGLSFYGISDMAGNVWEWVDEWYKPYPGSACKDDDFGEKYRILRGGSWDSFGHNARCANRTRNLQRACVNVNGFRCALSVGKSEPSRSERQHEIFVPLRRLVLESDAPHIETPIARQCSKAGGDAYDRSVETERVVEMGRTQIEVLHNREPFLFRSGRKAVGIQEIALECLRDPDFGRYHLRAGHFTEYLGGLGWRTPALPEQMVTCYYPNRDLPYYLALVLEYPRHFWLGQPFTPPSEEVLESIVVHRGLTSLLIRKAEVIVNPRDLAEMVFIPEGEFLMGASDAQIGEALELARLRHAKAVRSWFADEGPMTSVSTPAYLIDKHPVTNEQFERFVSATGHVAAGDWRRYFLRGRENHPVVMVSWEDAAAYAEWAEKRLPTEAEWEKAARGTDGRKYAWGNRWDPTRLNSLEKGPKGTTPVGAYQEGASPYGVLDCLGNVWEWTADTYRPYPNSPFSSEKFSADLRVFRGGSWNNYQYNNRCSNRHREAPGYTCMSHGFRCARSVTADDIRRARPSAP